A single window of Synechococcus sp. CBW1004 DNA harbors:
- a CDS encoding PhoX family phosphatase, translated as MAEHRPGIHRRTLLLQLLGLGAATLSSRVLADPQAQPASPTRARGAAGLDALPFEPLRGPIPLPSDGMSAAEQRRTYARVTLQDAVLVPEGFRSDLVLQWGDRLGEGHFGFNNDYIALTPLDGERALLTVNFEYISTRPWCAGYATVMGRQLPFAALQKLLASRGGRVDALALAADDPLHAPLLAVATAAMEDLGVGVAELALLPDGAWRHEGGRFDRRLTGLSGWHRPAERLRTTGPATAVFRRRHRLGYDDGLGEQVIGTFANCAGGQTPWGTVLSAEENIQSHVVEPVYADGSSPSPSLRPFRFDGERLEGLGNPFGLAGNKYGWMVELDPRRPERPALKHTALGRFRHEAVAVRANAGEPLVVYSGCDRHGGHLYRYVSEEPVRDPLDPANSRHLERGRLEVARFSPDGSGIWIPLLPQTVVDPLSPAHFEAYELPALLPLPHSDRSLAGAELLRGEDAWRAYRQRFRTLADLYPGTGDEQLGAILIDAHLAANAAGATPTARPEDTELDPRTGDLLITFTAAGSDGEGQADPAIFRGPGGQSRWPYGWLMRLQDDPARMDRGGGGFRWRLVATGGTPWEGGMGFANPDNLAVDRGGNVWMVTDRAAVNGSSDVFGNNSCWVFPATGTAAGDALLFATGPMECELTGPCFDSRESTLFLAVQHPGEDNAVHQVGQEELQSYRLQDRDGGGFEQLRRLPLGSNWPSTEPGRIPRPGVVAIRRQDGGPLLASTRGRKG; from the coding sequence ATGGCTGAGCACCGGCCCGGTATCCATCGCCGCACCCTGTTGCTGCAGCTTCTGGGCCTCGGCGCGGCGACCCTCTCCTCCCGGGTGCTGGCAGATCCCCAGGCCCAGCCGGCATCCCCCACGCGAGCCCGGGGTGCTGCGGGCCTGGATGCCCTGCCTTTTGAACCTCTGCGAGGACCCATCCCCCTGCCCAGTGATGGGATGAGCGCCGCCGAGCAGCGGCGCACCTATGCCCGCGTCACCCTCCAGGACGCCGTCCTGGTGCCGGAGGGTTTTCGCAGCGACCTGGTGCTGCAGTGGGGCGATCGGCTGGGTGAGGGCCATTTCGGCTTCAACAACGATTACATCGCCCTCACCCCCCTCGATGGCGAGCGGGCGCTGCTGACGGTCAACTTCGAGTACATCAGCACCCGGCCCTGGTGCGCGGGGTACGCCACGGTCATGGGACGCCAGCTGCCCTTCGCGGCGCTGCAGAAGCTTCTGGCCAGCCGGGGCGGCCGTGTGGATGCACTGGCTCTGGCGGCCGACGATCCACTGCACGCGCCACTACTTGCGGTGGCGACGGCGGCGATGGAGGACCTGGGTGTCGGTGTCGCCGAACTCGCGCTCCTGCCGGACGGAGCCTGGCGCCACGAGGGCGGCCGCTTCGACCGGCGCCTCACCGGTCTGAGCGGCTGGCACCGGCCGGCGGAACGGCTCCGCACCACGGGGCCTGCCACCGCGGTGTTCCGCCGTCGCCACCGCCTCGGTTACGACGACGGTCTCGGCGAGCAGGTGATCGGCACCTTCGCCAACTGCGCCGGTGGCCAGACCCCCTGGGGCACGGTGCTCTCGGCTGAGGAGAACATCCAGAGCCATGTGGTGGAGCCGGTGTATGCCGATGGCAGCTCACCCTCGCCGTCCCTGCGCCCGTTCCGCTTCGATGGCGAGCGGCTCGAGGGGCTCGGCAATCCCTTTGGCCTGGCCGGCAACAAATACGGCTGGATGGTGGAACTCGACCCCCGCAGGCCGGAGCGGCCGGCGCTGAAGCACACGGCCCTCGGCCGCTTCCGCCATGAGGCGGTGGCCGTGCGGGCCAACGCCGGTGAACCGCTGGTGGTGTATTCCGGCTGTGATCGCCATGGCGGCCACCTCTACCGATACGTCAGCGAGGAGCCGGTGCGTGATCCGCTCGATCCGGCCAACTCGCGCCACCTCGAGCGGGGCCGGCTCGAGGTGGCCCGCTTCTCCCCCGATGGCAGCGGCATCTGGATTCCCCTGCTGCCGCAGACGGTGGTCGACCCCCTGTCGCCGGCGCACTTCGAAGCCTATGAGCTGCCGGCGTTGCTGCCGCTGCCCCACAGCGACCGCAGCCTCGCCGGCGCGGAGCTGTTGCGCGGCGAGGACGCGTGGCGGGCCTACCGACAGCGGTTCCGCACCCTCGCCGACCTCTACCCCGGCACCGGTGACGAGCAGCTCGGCGCGATCCTGATCGACGCCCACCTCGCCGCCAACGCCGCCGGGGCGACGCCGACGGCACGCCCGGAGGACACCGAGCTGGATCCGCGCACCGGGGATCTGCTGATCACCTTCACCGCCGCTGGATCCGATGGGGAGGGACAGGCCGATCCGGCGATCTTCCGCGGCCCTGGGGGCCAGAGTCGCTGGCCCTATGGCTGGCTGATGCGGTTGCAGGACGATCCCGCCCGGATGGACCGCGGCGGTGGCGGGTTCCGCTGGCGTCTGGTGGCCACCGGCGGTACCCCCTGGGAGGGGGGCATGGGCTTCGCCAACCCCGACAACCTGGCGGTCGACCGCGGCGGCAACGTCTGGATGGTGACCGACCGCGCCGCCGTCAACGGCAGTTCCGATGTGTTCGGCAACAACAGCTGCTGGGTGTTTCCGGCCACGGGGACGGCCGCCGGCGATGCGCTGCTGTTCGCCACCGGCCCGATGGAGTGTGAGCTCACGGGCCCCTGCTTTGATTCGCGCGAGTCCACCCTCTTCCTCGCGGTCCAGCATCCCGGGGAGGACAACGCCGTGCACCAGGTCGGCCAGGAGGAGTTGCAGAGCTACCGCCTCCAGGACCGGGACGGTGGCGGTTTCGAGCAGCTCCGGCGGCTGCCTCTGGGGTCGAACTGGCCCTCCACGGAACCGGGACGGATCCCGAGGCCTGGGGTGGTGGCGATCCGCCGCCAGGATGGGGGCCCCCTGCTGGCTTCCACCAGGGGGCGCAAGGGTTGA
- a CDS encoding NAD-binding protein → MSAGMGQEEAPVLVCGLGLFGQVVLARLRPFGVPLRLLDRCVPDWGSPGLEAALSQCLTLGDMRKSHVLRQAQAERARAVLLLSSDSGVNIEAALQVRLLNPDAEIVIRSSSDLDRLGSLLEQRLPGLAVVNPLQLSAGALVQALRPGPQLARFEANGEAFEVRDIPLEDHRFQRPVRLEEGGPSLVVMPRTFYSPRPDRPPSRRHATVSALVSLLRRQRAHGRRLWLWFRSRSRLQMALLMTVPAMAVIGIPLFAARGSWVQGLFVMAALLKGDYIDPTNVVLGAGGGPHDDDAALVLGTLLYSLVGTLLSSALVAVILDQLLLQRLGVRRGRRLPRAAEPILLVGGGPLASQVSAILRRERHVVVRVEAGESERREDGDAIALASLQQAEALLQNVRVRGVALLSGQLLTDLQNTLQLQALWPEARFALLAHREAAGEGLGDLLGGASLISPTELGAEVAVATAFGERVEGVWRIRGQNLLQVRYRLSADDTLVGHTVSRLDHGYGLTVLSLWRHGQPRPLAMPSAGTVVAAGDQLVVLAGLEALRRVEQGRIRPPAWEIAFQLPDSLGSDQTLTLRQILARQLGVAPAEAAALMGDMRRLRLAVDPDCGALLQRDLQHQGISAQLEPVADAPAPG, encoded by the coding sequence ATGAGCGCAGGGATGGGGCAGGAGGAAGCGCCGGTTCTGGTCTGCGGGTTGGGGCTCTTCGGGCAGGTAGTGCTCGCACGCCTGCGGCCCTTCGGGGTGCCGCTGCGGTTGCTCGATCGCTGCGTGCCGGACTGGGGCAGCCCCGGACTGGAGGCGGCATTGAGTCAGTGCCTGACGCTGGGCGACATGCGCAAGTCCCATGTCCTGCGTCAGGCGCAGGCCGAGCGGGCGCGCGCCGTGTTGCTGCTCAGTTCGGACAGTGGCGTCAACATCGAAGCGGCGCTGCAGGTGCGCCTGCTCAATCCGGATGCGGAGATCGTGATTCGCTCAAGCAGTGATCTCGACCGATTGGGATCTCTGCTCGAGCAGCGGTTGCCGGGCCTGGCGGTGGTGAATCCGCTGCAGCTGAGTGCTGGTGCCCTTGTGCAGGCGCTGCGCCCCGGCCCACAGCTGGCCCGCTTCGAGGCCAACGGCGAGGCCTTCGAGGTGCGCGACATTCCCCTGGAAGACCATCGCTTTCAGCGCCCCGTGCGGCTGGAGGAGGGCGGGCCATCTCTTGTGGTGATGCCGCGCACGTTCTATTCCCCACGGCCGGATCGCCCCCCCAGCCGGCGCCATGCCACCGTCTCCGCCTTGGTCAGCCTCCTGCGCAGGCAGCGGGCCCATGGGCGTCGCCTGTGGCTGTGGTTCCGGTCCCGCAGCCGTCTTCAGATGGCGCTGCTGATGACGGTGCCGGCGATGGCGGTGATCGGTATTCCCCTGTTCGCCGCCCGTGGCAGCTGGGTGCAGGGACTGTTCGTGATGGCGGCTCTGCTCAAGGGCGACTACATCGATCCCACCAACGTGGTGCTGGGGGCGGGAGGGGGACCGCACGACGATGACGCGGCACTGGTGCTGGGCACCCTGCTTTATTCGCTGGTGGGAACGCTGCTCAGCTCGGCGCTGGTGGCCGTGATCCTCGATCAGTTGCTGTTGCAACGCCTGGGGGTGCGGCGAGGCCGCCGCCTGCCCCGTGCGGCCGAGCCGATCCTGCTGGTGGGCGGCGGTCCCCTGGCCAGCCAGGTCTCGGCGATCCTGCGCCGCGAACGCCATGTGGTGGTGCGCGTGGAGGCAGGCGAAAGCGAGCGCCGTGAGGACGGCGACGCGATCGCCCTGGCCAGCCTCCAGCAGGCGGAAGCCCTTCTGCAGAACGTCCGGGTGCGTGGCGTCGCCCTGCTGTCCGGCCAGCTGCTCACCGATCTGCAGAACACCCTTCAGTTGCAGGCCCTCTGGCCTGAAGCCCGCTTTGCCCTGCTGGCCCATCGCGAGGCGGCGGGGGAGGGATTGGGTGACCTGCTCGGAGGGGCCAGCCTGATCTCGCCCACGGAGCTGGGCGCCGAGGTGGCCGTCGCCACCGCCTTCGGCGAACGGGTGGAAGGGGTGTGGCGGATCCGCGGCCAGAACCTGCTGCAGGTGCGTTACCGGCTGAGCGCCGACGACACCCTGGTCGGTCACACGGTGTCCCGGCTGGATCATGGATACGGCCTGACCGTGCTGTCGCTTTGGCGTCATGGACAGCCCCGACCGCTGGCCATGCCCTCTGCGGGCACGGTCGTCGCGGCGGGGGATCAGCTGGTGGTGCTGGCCGGCCTGGAGGCCCTGCGCCGGGTCGAGCAGGGCCGGATCCGGCCGCCGGCCTGGGAGATCGCGTTCCAGCTCCCCGATTCGCTGGGATCGGATCAGACCCTGACGCTGCGTCAGATCCTGGCCCGGCAGCTGGGGGTGGCGCCGGCCGAGGCTGCAGCTCTGATGGGCGATATGCGCCGCCTGCGTCTGGCGGTGGATCCCGACTGCGGTGCGTTGCTGCAGCGGGATCTGCAGCACCAGGGCATCAGCGCCCAGCTGGAGCCTGTCGCTGACGCCCCCGCCCCCGGTTGA